In a single window of the Rhodamnia argentea isolate NSW1041297 chromosome 2, ASM2092103v1, whole genome shotgun sequence genome:
- the LOC115730941 gene encoding aspartic proteinase Asp1 yields the protein MDTHGKSRKAMITVLYWVLVSATLQGCFADIPHFWKKSASRFGSSFVLPVSGNVYPLGYYSVSLSIGRPPKAFDLDIDTGSDLTWVQCDAPCTGCTKPRDSLYKPNNNLVHCENPVCAAVRTSGNQPCKTPNDQCDYEVEYADQGSSLGVLVNDYFSLKSTNGSLLIPHLAFGCGYDQHFPGPISPPPTAGVLGLGNGKASILSQLSSLSVIRNVLGHCLSARGGGFLFFGDDLVPSSKIAWVPMLASSSDKHYAAGPAELLYNGKPTGVKGLQVVFDSGSSYTYLNSKAYQAVLNQVRADLNGKPLKDADEDKSLPICWKGAKPFKSVNEVKNLFKPLTLSFMKGNAQLQLLPEAYLIVTKLGNACLGILNGREVRLGELNVIGDISMQDKMVIYDNEKKQIGWVLANCDRLPNVDRDYNGDFSEPYAADFGMLSPATRFL from the exons atggatactCATGGCAAATCAAGAAAGGCGATGATCACTGTGCTCTACTGGGTCTTGGTGTCCGCCACTCTTCAAGGCTGTTTCGCCGATATTCCGCACTTCTGGAAGAAGTCCGCCTCTCGCTTTGGCTCCTCCTTCGTCCTTCCCGTCTCCGGAAATGTTTACCCTCTTGG GTACTATTCGGTGTCCCTCAGCATTGGTCGCCCACCGAAGGCTTTTGACCTGGACATTGACACTGGCAGCGACCTAACTTGGGTTCAGTGTGATGCTCCTTGTACTGGGTGCACCAAG CCTCGTGACAGTCTTTACAAGCCTAATAACAACCTCGTGCACTGTGAAAACCCTGTCTGTGCTGCCGTACGTACATCTGGAAACCAACCATGTAAGACCCCCAACGATCAATGTGATTATGAGGTGGAATATGCAGATCAAGGTTCATCTCTTGGTGTGCTCGTCAATGACTATTTCTCCCTAAAATCAACGAACGGATCTCTCCTCATTCCTCATTTGGCCTTTGG ATGCGGGTATGATCAACATTTTCCCGGTCCCATATCTCCTCCTCCTACCGCCGGTGTACTTGGCCTCGGCAATGGCAAAGCTAGCATCCTTTCTCAATTAAGTAGCCTCAGTGTGATACGCAACGTACTAGGTCACTGTCTAAGTGCTCGAGGTGGAGGCTTCCTCTTCTTTGGAGATGATCTCGTCCCTTCTTCGAAAATTGCTTGGGTACCAATGTTGGCTAGTTCATCGGA CAAGCACTATGCAGCAGGACCTGCGGAACTCTTATACAATGGTAAACCTACTGGTGTAAAGGGTCTTCAAGTGGTTTTTGACAGTGGGAGTTCCTACACTTATTTAAATTCTAAGGCTTATCAAGCTGTTCTCAATCAG GTAAGGGCAGATTTAAATGGAAAGCCTCTAAAAGATGCAGATGAGGATAAGTCTCTTCCGATATGCTGGAAGGGAGCAAAACCTTTCAAGTCTGTGAATGAGGTCAAGAACCTCTTTAAGCCTTTAACATTGAGCTTTATGAAAGGAAATGCCCAACTTCAGTTGCTGCCAGAGGCTTATCTCATTGTCACG AAACTCGGTAATGCGTGCTTGGGAATTTTGAACGGCAGGGAGGTGAGACTAGGAGAGCTCAATGTAATAGGAG ACATTTCCATGCAAGATAAAATGGTGATATACGATAATGAGAAGAAGCAGATTGGATGGGTCTTGGCAAACTGTGACAGGCTTCCGAA TGTGGATCGTGATTATAATGGTGATTTTTCTGAGCCTTATGCAGCTGATTTTGGCATGTTGAGTCCAGCTACTCGCTTCCTCTGA
- the LOC115736036 gene encoding aldehyde dehydrogenase family 3 member H1, giving the protein MAGAAQEEDKKLFDSGAASTLVGELRDAFASGATRGYRWRESQLRGLLKMTDDHEQDIVAALRSDLGKPEPESVLYEVAMVRNACKLALKELQHWMMPEKVKTSLTTFPSSAEIVSEPLGVVLIISAWNYPYLLSLDPVVGAIAAGNAVVLKPSELAPATSALIAKLVGEYMDSSSIRVVEGAVAEATALLEQKWDKIFYTGNGRVGRIVMAAAAKHLTPVVLELGGKSPVVVDSGVNLQIASRRIIVGKWGCNNGQACVSPDYIITTRDLAPKLVDALKNELEMFYGKNPLESKDLSRIVNSNHFNRLTKLMDEDKVSDKVVYGGERDPTKLQIAPTILLDVPRNCLIMNEEIFGPLLPILTVDKVEESFDIINSGGKPLAAYIFTNDKKLKEHFVKNVSAGGLVVNDTTVHVAVHTLPFGGVGQSGMGAYHGKFSFDAFSHKKAVVYRSFMGDAAMRYPPYTNGKLRLMKALLGGSILDILRAIFRRS; this is encoded by the exons ATGGCAGGCGCGGCGCAGGAGGAGGACAAGAAGCTCTTCGATTCCGGAGCAGCATCGACGCTCGTCGGGGAGCTGAGGGACGCCTTCGCTTCCGGGGCTACCAGGGGCTATCGATGGCGAGAATCGCAGCTCCGGGGCCTCCTCAAGATGACCGACGACCACGAGCAGGACATCGTCGCAGCCCTCCGCTCCGACCTCGGCAAGCCCGAACCCGAGTCCGTCCTCTACGAG GTAGCCATGGTGAGAAATGCATGCAAGTTGGCTCTTAAAGAATTACAACATTGGATGATGCCGGAGAAG GTTAAAACTTCATTAACCACTTTTCCTTCATCAGCTGAAATAGTGTCAGAACCTCTGGGAGTTGTACTAATAATTTCAGCTTGGAATTATCCTTACT TGTTGTCTCTCGATCCAGTTGTTGGAGCTATTGCAGCAGGCAATGCTGTTGTTTTGAAGCCTTCAGAGTTAGCACCCGCCACATCAGCATTGATTGCAAAATTGGTAGGGGAGTACATGGATAGCTCTTCAATTAGGGTGGTTGAGGGAGCTGTTGCTGAAGCAACTGCACTGTTGGAGCAAAAGTGGGACAAAATATTTTATACAG GTAATGGCAGAGTGGGGCGGATTGTGATGGCTGCTGCTGCAAAGCACCTAACACCAGTCGTTTTAGAGCTTGGAGGAAAATCTCCAGTGGTGGTGGATTCGGGCGTCAATTTACAA ATTGCATCTAGAAGGATAATTGTAGGCAAGTGGGGCTGCAATAATGGGCAAGCGTGCGTTTCTCCTGATTACATTATAACTACGAGAGATCTTGCGCCAAAGTTG GTGGATGCTCTCAAGAATGAACTGGAAATGTTTTATGGGAAGAATCCCTTGGAATCAAAAGATTTATCCCGTATTGTGAACTCCAACCACTTCAATAGGTTGACAAAGCTTATGGATGAAGACAAGGTCTCCGATAAAGTTGTTTATGGAGGTGAAAGAGACCCAACCAAGCT GCAAATTGCACCAACCATCTTGCTTGATGTCCCAAGGAATTGTCTGATTATGAATGAGGAGATATTTGGTCCCTTGCTTCCCATTCTTACT GTTGACAAGGTGGAAGAGAGCTTTGATATAATTAACTCAGGGGGGAAGCCACTTGCTGCATATATCTTTACCAATGATAAGAAGCTCAAAGAGCATTTTGTGAAGAATGTCTCTGCTGGGGGTTTGGTTGTCAATGATACTACAGTACAT GTTGCCGTCCACACTTTACCATTCGGAGGAGTTGGCCAGAGCGGAATGGGCGCATACCATGGAAAATTCTCCTTCGACGCTTTTAGCCATAAGAAGGCCGTTGTATACCGAAGTTTCATGGGTGATGCTGCGATGAGGTACCCGCCCTACACCAACGGAAAGCTTAGGCTGATGAAGGCCTTGCTCGGTGGTAGTATACTGGATATACTACGCGCTATATTTCGACGTTCCTAG